The Arthrobacter sp. NicSoilC5 genome has a window encoding:
- a CDS encoding ABC transporter permease → MSTAAIRETQQPASLLRRVLLQGKYEALTMLRNGEQLILAVVLPLLALVGLTVTPFLDGMGSSRINVAVPGILALCAMSTAFTGQGIATGFDRRYGVLRFLSTTPLGRGGLIAGKVLSVLAVLCLQVVVVGLVALALGWQPTAAGWLPGLALLALGAAAFTALGLLVAGTVRPEATLAITNLLWILLGAMGGIVLPAERLPAAAQAVVHFLPSGALGESMRAAFLGGAVNGGAALILLLWTVIAGAAAIRWFKWN, encoded by the coding sequence ATGAGTACCGCAGCGATCCGGGAGACGCAACAGCCCGCGTCCCTGCTGCGCCGCGTCCTCCTGCAGGGCAAATACGAGGCACTGACCATGCTGCGCAACGGCGAACAGCTGATCTTGGCTGTGGTGCTGCCCCTGCTGGCACTGGTCGGCCTGACGGTGACGCCCTTCCTGGACGGAATGGGCTCCAGCCGCATCAACGTGGCCGTTCCGGGCATCCTGGCCCTGTGCGCCATGTCCACGGCTTTCACCGGCCAGGGCATCGCCACCGGCTTCGACCGCCGCTACGGGGTGCTCCGGTTCCTGTCCACGACGCCCCTTGGGCGCGGCGGCCTGATCGCCGGCAAGGTTCTCTCGGTGCTGGCCGTCCTCTGCCTCCAGGTAGTGGTGGTGGGCCTTGTTGCCCTGGCGCTGGGGTGGCAGCCGACGGCGGCCGGCTGGCTCCCCGGGCTTGCGCTGCTGGCACTGGGCGCAGCGGCTTTCACTGCCCTGGGGCTGCTGGTGGCCGGAACCGTCCGGCCGGAAGCGACGCTGGCGATCACTAACCTGCTGTGGATCCTCCTCGGTGCCATGGGCGGGATCGTCCTCCCGGCCGAACGGCTGCCCGCCGCGGCGCAGGCCGTCGTCCATTTCCTGCCTTCCGGCGCCCTCGGTGAATCGATGCGCGCCGCTTTCCTGGGCGGGGCCGTGAACGGCGGCGCCGCCCTGATCCTGCTGCTCTGGACAGTCATTGCCGGAGCCGCAGCCATCCGTTGGTTCAAGTGGAATTGA
- a CDS encoding ABC transporter ATP-binding protein — protein MRSPQSPVLSIHGLIKDVGPLSSLDGKMLRVVSGVSLTAERGQVTALLGANGAGKTTTLECAQGLQKRSGGSISLLGQDPATAGADLRSRVGVMLQDGGLPPSARPLPLLRHIAGLYARPWPLQDLVGRLGIDTFSRTSVRRLSGGQKQRLALAAALIGRPEVLFLDEPSAGLDPQSRQLVFDLIAELRDGGMGIILTTHLMDDAQRLADYVYIIDGGRNVAEGTVHELLQRSPVADHAGEHVRTLVFEAPAGLDLAAVLPDGVDVSETRAGSYAVTGALTPRHLSALAQWWEAKDIMPASMSLQARSLEDVFLDISGKDIR, from the coding sequence GTGCGATCCCCCCAGTCCCCCGTCCTGTCCATCCATGGGCTCATCAAGGACGTAGGCCCCCTTTCCAGCCTGGACGGAAAGATGCTCAGGGTTGTCAGCGGCGTCTCTCTCACCGCGGAGCGCGGGCAGGTCACCGCCCTGCTGGGCGCGAACGGCGCCGGAAAGACGACGACCCTTGAGTGCGCCCAGGGCCTCCAGAAGCGCAGCGGCGGCAGCATCTCGCTGCTGGGCCAGGACCCCGCCACGGCAGGCGCCGACCTGCGCTCCCGCGTCGGTGTGATGCTGCAGGACGGCGGGCTTCCGCCGTCGGCCAGGCCACTGCCACTGTTGCGGCATATCGCCGGGCTGTACGCCCGCCCCTGGCCGTTGCAGGACCTGGTGGGCCGGCTCGGCATCGATACTTTCAGCCGCACCAGCGTCCGCCGGCTGTCCGGCGGCCAGAAGCAGCGCCTGGCACTTGCGGCAGCCCTGATCGGCAGGCCCGAAGTCCTGTTCCTGGACGAGCCCAGCGCCGGCCTGGACCCGCAGTCCCGCCAGCTGGTGTTCGACCTGATTGCCGAACTGCGCGACGGCGGCATGGGAATCATCCTCACCACCCACCTCATGGACGACGCCCAGCGCCTTGCGGACTATGTGTACATCATCGACGGCGGCCGCAACGTCGCCGAAGGAACCGTCCATGAGCTGCTGCAGCGCAGCCCCGTGGCGGACCATGCCGGCGAGCACGTCCGGACCCTGGTGTTCGAAGCACCCGCCGGGCTGGACCTGGCTGCCGTGCTGCCGGACGGCGTCGACGTCTCCGAAACCCGCGCGGGCAGCTACGCCGTCACCGGCGCCCTCACGCCCCGCCACCTCTCTGCGCTTGCCCAGTGGTGGGAAGCAAAGGACATCATGCCGGCGTCGATGAGCCTCCAGGCGCGTAGCCTTGAAGACGTCTTTTTGGATATCTCGGGAAAGGACATCCGATGA
- a CDS encoding helix-turn-helix domain-containing protein, with translation MTNATAVPVAGPGPAASGPVADADERTRDRVLAAVLEHGPVSAAELGDMLGFTPAAVRRHLDHLSRAGIIEVKRVAKPGAGAGRPARRYVLSSQGQSSLGNDYLDIAALALQQLQKVAGPDAVRAFAEERFADMERRYAPEMEKAGPDIRDRATALSAALSRDNFVASAASIEAKAPLPAALSSVQLCQGHCPIQQLAARFPVFCDVETEVFSRLVGVDVRRLSTLARGGHVCTTHIPTGRLSARPATAPAAAPARLDEVTNHQQERP, from the coding sequence ATGACCAACGCTACCGCTGTGCCTGTTGCCGGGCCGGGTCCCGCCGCGTCCGGTCCTGTGGCGGACGCCGACGAGCGCACCCGGGACCGGGTCCTTGCTGCCGTCCTGGAACACGGTCCCGTCAGTGCGGCCGAGTTGGGGGACATGCTGGGGTTCACCCCGGCCGCTGTCCGGCGCCACCTCGACCACCTGTCCCGGGCCGGCATTATCGAGGTCAAGCGGGTTGCCAAGCCGGGAGCAGGTGCCGGCCGGCCCGCACGCCGCTACGTCCTCAGCTCGCAGGGCCAGTCCAGCCTGGGCAACGACTACCTGGACATTGCAGCCCTTGCCCTCCAGCAGCTGCAGAAGGTGGCCGGCCCCGACGCCGTACGGGCGTTCGCCGAGGAGCGGTTCGCGGACATGGAACGGCGCTACGCGCCCGAAATGGAAAAAGCCGGTCCGGACATCAGGGACCGCGCCACCGCCCTGTCGGCCGCCCTCAGCCGCGACAACTTCGTGGCATCCGCCGCCTCCATCGAGGCCAAGGCACCCCTGCCCGCGGCGCTTTCCAGCGTGCAGCTCTGCCAGGGCCACTGCCCCATCCAGCAGCTCGCCGCCCGCTTCCCGGTGTTCTGCGACGTCGAAACGGAAGTCTTCTCGAGGCTGGTGGGAGTGGACGTACGCCGGCTTTCCACCCTGGCCCGTGGTGGCCACGTCTGCACCACCCACATTCCCACAGGCAGGCTGTCTGCCAGACCGGCCACCGCGCCGGCGGCAGCCCCCGCCCGCCTGGACGAAGTAACCAACCATCAGCAAGAAAGGCCGTGA